A section of the Flavobacterium sp. CG_23.5 genome encodes:
- a CDS encoding alpha/beta fold hydrolase, with the protein MSKLIKLLLTITLTIPLFTFGQIKYGSNNGQYVTIKGTKVYYEEYGKGIPLLLLHGGLGNVRDFSKIIPKLSEKFRVIIPDAPGLGRSEYAKNPLSYQLLADYQSELIDKLKLDSLYVMGWSDGGNTALLLAHKRPEKVKKMIPVGANYTLKGTTEGGMVETKNISDILWVESHLQNWITYYQSLSKKDWKRYITEIKTMWLEEQYFPKSVLESIKISTLIVYGDRDMYSLEHGIEIRNAIKNSQFCVIPNCSHDVFYEKPEIITKIAIDFFEGK; encoded by the coding sequence ATGTCGAAATTAATAAAATTACTTTTAACCATTACCCTGACAATACCTCTTTTTACATTTGGACAAATTAAATATGGTTCAAACAATGGACAATATGTAACCATAAAAGGAACCAAGGTTTATTATGAAGAATACGGGAAAGGAATCCCCTTGTTATTATTACATGGCGGACTTGGTAATGTTAGAGATTTCTCCAAGATTATTCCAAAACTATCAGAGAAATTTAGAGTTATCATCCCTGATGCGCCTGGATTAGGTCGTTCAGAATATGCCAAAAACCCATTAAGTTATCAACTATTAGCCGATTATCAATCTGAATTGATAGATAAACTCAAATTGGACAGTCTTTATGTAATGGGATGGAGCGATGGAGGAAACACCGCTTTATTACTTGCCCATAAACGCCCCGAAAAAGTAAAAAAGATGATTCCAGTTGGAGCTAACTATACTTTAAAAGGTACAACCGAGGGAGGAATGGTGGAAACTAAAAACATATCGGACATATTATGGGTAGAAAGCCATTTACAAAATTGGATTACCTATTATCAATCATTATCTAAAAAAGACTGGAAGCGATACATCACAGAAATAAAAACAATGTGGTTAGAAGAACAATATTTCCCTAAATCTGTTTTGGAATCAATCAAAATTTCCACATTAATTGTATATGGAGATCGCGATATGTACTCTTTAGAACACGGGATAGAAATTCGCAATGCAATAAAAAACAGCCAATTTTGTGTAATCCCCAATTGTTCTCATGATGTGTTTTATGAAAAACCCGAAATAATAACTAAAATAGCAATTGACTTTTTTGAGGGAAAATAA
- a CDS encoding Rieske 2Fe-2S domain-containing protein: MDFIKAASLSELPEGSSKIVQVKNSKVALFHYNGKITAIGNACLHKGGPLGLGCVEQKYDGLYVTCPWHGWEYNIETGKAPLDYGDQQTVYEIKMDGDAILISQEPIIKAKKATHDLSALDDLIHLKYQTTGTSLNILGISTTNMNDNLTRFSTSENALEKALAYATEKYGAATKMIKLRELKFRHCEGYYSQHMNACTWPCSITEMDAKDGMTQVYRETVLWADVVLLATPIRWGNASSLYYKMAERFNTVQNQITLHKNILIKNKVAAFIITGGQDNIQSVAGQLMWFFTDLGFIFPPFSFVGWSRGWTAEDMDKNVMQFKKSDYIKRTTEELVDNCVETLSQIKNTSTVKISAPKPHRQDSPSAGIENPDMNI; the protein is encoded by the coding sequence ATGGATTTCATAAAAGCAGCGTCCCTTTCTGAACTTCCCGAAGGAAGCAGTAAAATAGTGCAGGTGAAAAATTCTAAAGTAGCCTTGTTTCATTACAACGGAAAAATCACGGCCATAGGAAATGCCTGTTTGCATAAAGGAGGTCCGTTAGGCTTAGGCTGTGTTGAACAAAAATATGACGGTCTGTATGTTACTTGTCCTTGGCATGGCTGGGAATATAATATTGAAACAGGAAAAGCACCTTTGGATTACGGGGACCAGCAAACTGTTTATGAAATAAAAATGGATGGCGATGCCATTTTAATAAGCCAAGAACCAATTATTAAAGCAAAAAAAGCCACACACGATTTAAGTGCGTTGGATGATTTGATCCATTTAAAATACCAAACTACAGGAACCTCTTTAAACATATTGGGCATCTCAACCACAAATATGAATGACAATCTTACACGGTTCAGCACCTCTGAAAATGCTCTTGAAAAGGCGTTGGCGTATGCAACTGAAAAATATGGAGCAGCAACCAAAATGATAAAACTTCGAGAGTTGAAATTTCGCCATTGTGAGGGCTATTATTCCCAACACATGAATGCCTGTACTTGGCCCTGCAGCATTACCGAAATGGATGCCAAAGACGGCATGACACAAGTGTACCGGGAAACCGTATTGTGGGCAGATGTGGTTTTACTCGCCACTCCTATTAGATGGGGAAATGCCTCGTCATTGTATTATAAAATGGCAGAACGATTTAATACGGTGCAAAATCAAATTACGCTTCATAAAAATATTTTAATTAAAAATAAAGTAGCGGCTTTCATTATTACCGGCGGCCAGGACAATATTCAGTCGGTAGCGGGTCAATTAATGTGGTTTTTTACCGATTTGGGGTTTATCTTTCCTCCTTTCAGTTTCGTAGGATGGAGCAGAGGATGGACAGCAGAAGACATGGATAAAAATGTCATGCAATTTAAAAAAAGTGACTATATAAAACGCACCACCGAAGAATTGGTAGACAACTGCGTCGAAACTTTATCTCAAATAAAAAACACGAGCACCGTCAAAATAAGTGCGCCAAAACCACACCGACAAGATTCCCCGTCGGCAGGAATTGAAAATCCGGATATGAATATCTAA
- a CDS encoding GNAT family N-acetyltransferase translates to MKDIEKLDNPVWYSLSESHQSFAIEYNNIKFYHPDYCPFGGFITIRNTATPIAEYAKLVDNFFIVGEKPTVPNTLKLNKELVCLQMIITDRIDLEIKEIIVELGEEHIEELFQLVTLVQPGYFKKKTAVLGRYYGIFKNNELIAATGERMKTNQFTEVSAVVTHPNHTGQGYAKQLVAHTVNAVFEENKMPYLHVAETNINAITLYEKLGFTTRRKISFWNVIT, encoded by the coding sequence ATGAAAGATATCGAAAAACTGGACAATCCGGTTTGGTATTCATTATCCGAAAGCCATCAAAGTTTTGCGATTGAATACAATAATATAAAATTCTATCATCCGGATTATTGCCCGTTTGGTGGTTTTATAACAATCAGAAATACAGCTACTCCTATTGCTGAATATGCTAAATTGGTTGATAATTTTTTCATCGTGGGAGAAAAACCAACAGTTCCAAACACACTTAAATTGAACAAGGAATTAGTTTGTTTGCAAATGATCATTACTGATAGGATAGACTTGGAAATTAAAGAAATTATCGTAGAACTTGGTGAAGAACATATTGAGGAATTATTCCAATTGGTCACTTTGGTCCAACCAGGTTATTTCAAGAAGAAAACGGCTGTATTAGGCAGGTATTATGGGATTTTCAAAAACAACGAACTTATTGCCGCAACAGGAGAACGGATGAAAACAAATCAATTTACTGAAGTTAGCGCCGTAGTTACGCATCCCAATCATACCGGTCAGGGATATGCAAAACAGCTCGTTGCCCATACCGTAAATGCTGTTTTTGAGGAAAACAAAATGCCCTACTTACACGTCGCTGAAACGAATATTAATGCTATTACATTGTATGAAAAATTGGGTTTTACCACACGAAGAAAAATCAGTTTTTGGAATGTAATAACGTAA